In the genome of Desulfovibrio sp. ZJ209, the window AGGAATGGGCACTCGCGCATCAATAGGCGCATGGAAAACCTGATCATCCTCAAGGCCATGACCGCCGCCCAGGACTTGCCTGCCCCGGCCCCTGTGGAAAGCGTAAGCCAGCCGCAGCAAGCCGTCACCGGGTAAAGATGGGGGTGATTTACCATGCCGGACTATCAGAACATGTCGGCCATAGGGGCCGTGCGCCACGCCAAGGCCGTATCAGGCATGACGGTGGAGCAGATTGCCAAGGCTGCTGACATGCCCGCGTCCACCATACGCCACTATCTTGAGCGCAATTCGGGGTATGCACCCACGCTGGAACGCATCCCGATCTTATGCCGCGCCATGGGCAATGAGGTGATTGTCCAGTGGATCGAGGCGCAGCTTGACGTGCCGGAGGCTCCGCCCGCACGGAGCCGGGCGGAAGTTCTGACGGCCATGGCGCGCGCCGCTGCCTGCATGGGAGACGCGCAGCGCGTCCTTGCGGATAGCGAGGGCAGGGGGATTGATCCCGCCTGCG includes:
- a CDS encoding helix-turn-helix transcriptional regulator, with product MPDYQNMSAIGAVRHAKAVSGMTVEQIAKAADMPASTIRHYLERNSGYAPTLERIPILCRAMGNEVIVQWIEAQLDVPEAPPARSRAEVLTAMARAAACMGDAQRVLADSEGRGIDPACARDVRSLLGDVIAECRQAQASLAEQASYRDMTEVAPLASVRRNAPWWGRFWRW